AGcctgggacccctgtggttgaatcagGAAAGGGTACagggagaagctgaggaggagggcagcacTATGAAAAGATGgacagtctcaactgacctggattcctgggatctctcagacactgagccaccaaccaggcagcagacaccagctgatatgaggcccctgacaaacatacagcagaggactgcctggtctgccatcagtgagagaagatgcacctaaccctctagagacttgagaccccagggtGTGGGGAGTTCTGGTAGGGTGCGAGTGGGGAAtggggatatcctcttggagacaggggtgggtggTAGGGGTgatgaggaggtatgggatggggagcgATGGGGGTGCAGACCAAGAAGGGCATTAAGACTGAActataaaaaaggattaaagaataaaaaaattaattgcaATTTACTTTCATACAAAATATCCTAATCAGTTTCCCTTGCAACAACTCCTCCCAGAACCACCCCACACTTCTACCATCCAATCCCATGATGCCTTCTTTCCCTCACATCTTGAGAAACAGCCATGAGACACAGAGAACTACAATCTGAAAGTTCATTCCCCTGTGCTGACACTTcttgcaacaaggccacacctctgaagGCTGCATTATGCAGAATTTCCTCTTTCAGGGAATCTGTCaaggtttgaataagaatagccTTTATAGGATCCTATCTTTAAATACTTGGACTACAGCTAGTGGAGTATTTCGAGAAGggttaatattatattattaaagttacctttgtgtagatatatattgatattttgtattattttttctaacctcaaaatacTTCCTTAATGATGAAAAATGTTTGCTGAATTATAAATgacaaatttctcttttatttctgtagcttcaaaaatatttattacttcttatttgaagtacataaataaatttcaCTTCTTTTTCCATCAGTGAAATCCTGGGTCCCATGTTTTTCCACTTACTTTATCATTGATGCATCACCTCGTAGTTTTAAAATTGCTAATATGAATTCCTACCAGAGATAAATTTACCAACTCAAGTAAAATGTGCAGTTTGTTCATTCTTCAGCTTGTGGTTCCCAAATTTAATGCTACAAAGTTGCTAAGGTTGGTGTCTGTTGCTGAGGTAAGGTCCAATTTCATCGCtagtttaaaatgttttgatGTTAGGTATTACTCTATATACCACTAGCATCCAGATAGTCTGAAATATTAACAaagatatattaatatttaaatatacatatattagtaTAAATTACTTTTATCAAGGTTTGGATCTCAGTGTGTCCTGTTGTTGCAGAAGGTTTAGAGTCTACACTAAATTTGTTCCAGACTCCTTTTCCCATTGAGATTCTCTGCTAACCACTGTTTCCTCTTTGCTATGAATTTTCAGGATAGAAAATTTGGTAAATATCTCAAATTAGATCTCACAGACTTAAAGTTTTGAGGACTCTCTCTTCTGCAGTTTATTTCTATGCAGTAGTTTCCTCCCTTCAGATTCTCTAAAATCAGAACTCAATTCTTTTGTTCACATACAttgctgcttttaaaaatatcacatttCCCTTCATATTTAAAGTACAttgttatatacatgtgtacatatatatacacatgtccaCACTCACTAACCATTTGtatttgtgtcttttaaaaatttgttaaattttaatataatatattttaatcatattttccaTTCTCCAAATCCTCTAGTTCCTTTCCACCTGTCTCcttatattcatattttcataCTTATTTCCATatcttcatattctttctctctctgtctctgtctctctctttctctcacataacacacacacacacacacacacacacacacacacacacacacatacaccttgaAGAGAGACAAATTatagaaaccaaaacaaaccaattaacacacaaaaaatggagttcattttcttttggccAACTATTTCTGAGCATAGAGCCTTCTCTTTAGTGTGGTGAATATACTCAGCATCACTtcattagagaaaactgattttctctttcccattaGGCATTGACTACAAATAGCTTCTTGATTAAGGTTAAGACTTTGCTTACACTTTTCCTGTTCCTTGTGGGATTTGTTCTTTTAATGTGTTTTGAACTTGTAAAAGTCTTATGTCTACATCACTCAACCCTTATCAAGGAAGCGTCTTTGTACAGTAGGTGATAATACATAGACCCACAACTAGACAGTATGCAAAGCATGAACAACCTTGATACATCTAACCCTTAATGGGAAACAATCATCAAACTCCTCCCATCAGTTCAGAGATCCCTGTGAAAGTAGATGTAGAAAGAATCTAAGAGCTACAGGTGTTACATAATTCCAAAAAAAATGATATCTTCTAGACACAACAGGGTTGATGATGCACATATTATCTCACAGAGATCGTGACATCATATATAACTTTTTAATTGATGATCATGCCCAGTTGATGATGCCAATATTTGCAAGGATATGTGCTAACCAACTAGGAAATGAACAACCTGTTAGTGGTTACCCCAACAAAGAAAAGTGACCCTTCCTTCATGTTATCATCAACGGCTAATATCTCCATAGTGAGAGCTAGACCCTGGGCCCTTAGCCACTAGGTGCTTGAATTTTTGAAGTTATGTATTTACTTAATATTATTACTTAATTTACTTAATATTGTGTGCATACTTTTTGtgtatgtggtgctgccgccatGTACATACCTGAAAGGCATCAGATTCCTAGATACTTTGAAGAGTTGTAagctcccatgtgggtgctggaaactgaagttAGACCCTtattgttcttaaccactgagacattctTTAACTCTtacaatatttgattttttttaaatggattttgtGGGGACCTTGTTCAGGTAACCATAGCTGCAATTGTGTTTATTGCTTAATAGTTGAAAGTAACTCAATcctttgtatataaatataaagcatTAGAAGGCAGTGTAACATGATTATTTAGAAATACAATAGCAGTACATTTATCCCTAGAGCATAGGCTATCACTATTCATGGGTGTTGAGCATGTTTAGACCCATGCATGAATTCCTGTGGTACAGTCCTCAAACAAAGTCAAAAGAGCCATTGGTTACCCCATGATAAATCTTCATAACCTTGAACcagtaaaaattataaatttagagTCTTATGTACATAATGGACTCGCCAAATAAGTAAGTCCATGACTAAGACAGAGACTTCtgatttttcttgtatttatattgtgaaaaatattatttcacaAAGTTTTATGAAGGGGTAATACCATGAGTTATCATCCTTTTGTGTTTAGTACTTTGGCTAATTTCCTACTTTCtgtatataaatttctttttataaatttgcaaatttataaaattcttcacTTTATGAAAACTTTATTATTTATAGTAGAATGATAAAAATTTCTATTGTTTAGATTTAATAACAATAATTGATTAACTGTTTAATGAGTCATTTAAAACATTAGAATGTGATTTTCACATATAATGCTATCATTTATTCAAATAGTTGTAGTAGATAATAGAATCATAGATATTGATTTAGTACTGACAAATGTTCTGACTTTTTAAATAGAATATTCTTTAACACTCGATGCAATCCTTTGTTTTAGTGTCTTTTGCTATTCCAGTGAGTCATCGAAATAATTCAGAAGCTTAAATAAAATagtcaaatatttaaaagctaTTATGTGTTGGGTTTCAAACACACAATGTCACCACAGATGATAtctgttaatatatatatatatatatatatggttatatataattatataattaacaGATATATTCATATATCTCATTAGaactatattatatttaatagacATATAAATGGTTGAAAGTTGTACttttgaaaaatggaaacaatAGAGATAAATTTTAATCCATATCTTGAAGATAATAAAGTATGTACTCTCAGGCAGACCATgtatattttaactattttttaaaggtCTTTGGCAGCAATAAAAACTCAGATTGTTGAAGAACCACATGAACCACATGACTTACAATCACAACAGGGTCTTTTTAGCACTTGTGAAACTTGTTTTCAAGGCGTTGTTTAAGTCATTGGCTGCTATCAGACCTATGGTCCCTGTTGGGTTCATCAAGAGACAACCTGGGTATTGGCTAATGTGCTGTAAAATTATTCTTCACTGAACACTCTCTGCCACTGGACTGctaaagaggagaaggaggagtgtgtttttgttcttgttttcctttgGGTGAGTAAATAATGCTGATTGTGAAAAAtcaaagagctaaaaccatcttcAGATATTAATAACAGTGTTAAAACATTTAAACTATGAACATGAAGAAAAATCATTGACTAgaataaagaaaagtatttttttgctttagttaTCAAGGAGCAGATGACTGGCTTTCTTAATGAAGTTTTTAAATATCCTTTTGTAGCAAAGAAAGACAGTTAAATGtaaagagagatagatagatagatagatagatagatagatagatagatagatagatagatagatagatagacagataaaccATCAGTAATAATTCCTTGCCTTAAATGAATCATAACACATGGTTCTAATATCTAGACATCTTACAATACTTACCTCCACAGATCTGAACTATAACTGGGAAGACTTTTAGGAAAAGAATATTCATGTGAAGTTCCTGAATTCAAAAagagtttaacttttttttctttttttacgaTGGAAGATTAAAGAAATATGGCCTGCATAAATAAATCCACACTGCTCTCTTGAATCATTTAAAGGTAGAAATAGGTgaaattaagacaaatattaaaaatcattaaCTACTTTCTGAATACTTTATGGTGCTATGgaatttccctctctctctctctttctctttctgtctgtcttttgtgtgtgtgagtgtgtgtgtgtgtgtgtgagttcattccATGAGAAGTAATATAATTCACAAATTTCTTTCTGTGTCAAGATTAAACCTATATGGCACAAAATGTATAAAGCTATATATCCATatctaatatacataaaaatacttttgtacataaaaactttatttgtttaattttcatattGTAGTATGGAAAGGAGAATATTCTAATTGTAAAGACACTGAGATTAGAAATTTGAACATGGCCTTTTTACTTTGTTACCCCTATACTACCTCAGCTAACTGAAATTCCACTAGTCAGCCAAAAGCAGAACCTCTCTAAGGGAGGAATCCTAACCCCATAGTATTGTCTTGACATTTCAAGAGAAATATCTCATGTTTAagtgttgtttttaatttaacttcTGTATTTCCTGTTGTCTTTGTGTTGAAGCCACCACCGGGAAGAGGTAGCTCAACTTTTCAACAATATTCCTTTGTTTATCATTAAATCCCTATGTTCAACAATATGCAAATAATTATACAACAAGAAAACATGAGCATATACAATCACAAATTATCTTCTTGGCAGTACCTAAGtttaatatatacagaaatataaaattagtCTAGTCCAGCCTATTTTCACATGTCATTTCTTTCCTAAAGATAATAGAAACAAATTCTGAAAATATTACGAGGCTATTtattgtattttgcttttgtaaCTGTGATTTATATGTGAAAGGAGACAATTTctgatttaaataaatattgcAGACTGAGTATATGAATTATTCCAACACAGAAACCTTTGGATACCCAGATAATCCCAGTCAAAGTCCTCAAATGTTTCTATGACTTCTTTCACATTTTCATCAACTTCCAACAGCCTTAATGATTAGTAGATATATAGATTACCTTAGTGAGAATTTTGTTCTTTTACCAGTAAATGATGGGGAAACTCTTGACATAATTATTCATTAAATCATGATTTTGGTGCTTAACTATTAATACTAAATACATCTGAATTTGTGTAAATGTGCTTGCTGGAGCCAACATCAGCACTTTGTTGGAAGGATCAAACTTTCTGTGTGAGGAAGTACCCCTATTCTCCTTCACATCTATTTCAGTGGGACCTTTGACAGTTGCAACCAGCTGTCTACACCACAGCTCTAACAATGGCAGCAGTTCAGACTTTGGAATGCCACACAGTCATTTCAAGGTAATGTTGAAACACCAATGTAAGGCTTCAACCCAGGAAAGGCTGACTCAGTGTTGATGAAGAGAGACCTAAAATGCTGTGTGACTGACATATTGTCATTTATATTAATGCTTCCAGTCCTACATCACCATTTCTATAACAAAGACATGTTTAGTACAATATGGAGCTGGCTATTATTTGCTGAATGGCATGAATTATTTTTAAGGGAAAAGTTTACTTTGGTGGTCTGAGTCTTCTCACCATTGAATGTTTCCTCTTATTCCTCAAATTCTCAGTCTAGTACAGTGGTTCTTAACCGGTGGGTgtcaaatgactctttcacagggaaTGCATATCGGATACCTTGCATGTAATATATCTACATTATAATTCATTGCAATagaaaaattgcagttatgaagtagcaacaaaataattttatgcttgtggttaactacaacatgaggaatggtcacagcactaggaaggttgagagtcactgatCTAGtatactttcttctctttcccctttcttttattttctccacATATAGAAAATTCTATCAATCATGTTGCTTCTTTTCCTGCTTATTATTGGTACATGTCGTAGCTCTAATCCTTACATCTAAAATAGTACTCAGAAAGTTTCACtatcataaagttttaagtatcTATGAGGGGCAAgaagataataaaagaaaaatagcaacaacaaagatacaaacaaatgtgaatttatgaaaattttactttattatgtacaaaactacatacatatatatgtaattaaaaaataaaactttaatcattttaaataataGTTTTATGACAATTTTAAGGATATTGATTATAATTTGGTGTTTGTCTTCAGCTATTGAACACAGTATTCATAATTCAAACCAGTAGTTCTCTCAGAATTATTTCTAGTCTTGGGTCCTTTTATAGacatgaattattatttttaattgaaaagaaattcttccctcATATAATATACACTGACCATCTAATATTTCTCTCCCTCTAGTCTTCCCTCTTCACCTCACTTCTCCCTCAAATGCAttccctctgtttcctcttcagaaaagaccAGGCTCTAAGagccaaacaggacaaaacaagatacaataagtcAGGGCAAAAGCCCTCATGTGGATGCTAGACAAGGAAACCCCATAAGATAAAATGAGTCCCAAATGCAGACAAGAGCAAGTAATACACCCACTCCCACTATTAGGCATCCCACCAAAACCTCAAGCTAACAGTGATAACATATGCAGAGGACTTGGTGTGTACCAATGCAGGGTCCAAGCTTGCCAATTCAGTCTCTGTAAACCTGTGTGAGTCCTGACAGACATTCCTGGTATCCTCAATCCATGTTGACTCCTACAatcttttctccccctcttctgtGGGGTTCCTGATCTCTTAGGTGAGGGACTCAAAGGAGactccaacttaaaaaaaaaactctcttcgCAATGCCTGTCTGTGGATCTCTGCACTTGATCCTATCTACTGCCAGAGGAAGTCTTTTTGCTGAAGTTTAGAGAAGGCACAAATCTGTGAGTATaggagaatatcattaggaatcatttcattgaatttttgttttctttttgatagtAATGTTTGGTATTACCCCAGGTCTCTGGAATATCTGTTTTCTGGTTCCTGGTTATCCAAGCAGTGTAGGGCATGGGCTTTCTCTTGCAGTTGGCCCTCAATTTAAACTAAACATTGGTTGGCTACTCCTATAAGCTCTGCCCTTCTATGGCCCAAGCACATCTTGAAGGCAGGACAGATCATAGGTGGCAGGTTTCGAAATTGGATTAGTGTCCAGGTCTCTCCTTCTGTAGCCTGAAGAGTACTTTCTTAGGCTAAAGAGACTAGAACACAGGGCTGAAGGCTCCAAGCAGATACCAGTTCAACCTAAGTTCAATAAGCTGTGTGGAAGGTGTTCTGATCAATGGGGCTCCACTGGCAGTTTTCAGAGAGTAGACTTCTGTCCTAGCATCAGCTTGCATTGTATGTGGAACTTCACAGCACCTCCATGGCCAATAACTCAACTGAATGTAATCCATTTCTACCACTGGAAGTCTCGCCTGACTAcaaaagatggccagttcagactcTCTGTCCTCCATTACTAGGAGTTCtcactagggtcaccctcatagattccaggaagtttccactaCAGTAGATTTCCACCTCCACAAATGCCTCTAATTCCATCTGTATCTCCAGATATTCTTCTCCATCCATCACTCCACAGCTTATCGTGCCCAATCTCAAACCTGGCCAGCTGATGGTGCTTGGAGATGGCTCATTGTTTTATAGCACTTTCTGCCCTTGaaaaagaccagagttcaattcccagcacctacatggtggcttacaaccatattCCAGATAATCTGACCTTTGTAGGCACCAAGAAAACACATGGGATGCATACAAACAGGCAAAATATTTATGCAAATAAGATAAAGAATTTTGAATAGTGtatataaaattgttttgtaAAGTACTTTAAGCAAAGACACATGTAGCAAATTATactagtttatttttatatgtgaagGAAAAAGGTAACAGAATTAAATTTGTCATGGTTGTTCCTttggaaaatgagaaaatgtgaaGAGTTTGACAAAAAGGGGGAACTTGGTATGTAGAGTAGGTTTAACACAATAGCTCTTCTGGGAGGGAGCGTCAATTCAGTTCCTAATGTGTGTAGTACAGATTTGAAACCAATGTACTTCTAGCCCATTTCTAAAGACATATGCCAAATTCTAATTTAAGAATTACATATCTTTGAATGGTTTGTTATGCAGTCCTATTATGTACAattaacaaattaattttttaaaggtgtCATTAATGATGAACCAGAAGAATGttgtgataaaatagaagatcGTGGATGTGATAGAAACATTTTGTAGAGTTGTAAGAGATCAGTTCTCAGAAGTTCTGATCCGGAAACACTCTAGGTTCGAGTCCTGTGGTTATAGTTGATCTGCACTATAGTGGCCATGTCCTACTCCAACCATTCCAGCACTTCATTCTTTCTGACTGGCCTCCCTGGCCTTGAGGCTGTTTATCTCTGGCTCTCCATTcctctgtgtaccatgtacattGCCTCTCTCGCAGGGAATGGCTTGATCCTGTGGGTTGTAAAGTCAGAGCCCTCCCTGCACCAGCCTATGTACTACTTTCTTTCGATGCTTGCAGTCACTGACCTTGGCCTGTCTGCCTCCACACTGCCTACGATGCTCACGATCTACATGTTGGGTATCAGCGAGGTGGCATTAGACATGTGCCTTGCCCAGCTCTTCTTCATCCATACTTTCTCCATCATGGAGTCATCTGTCCTGCTAACTATGGCCTTTGACCGTGTTGTGGCCATCAGCAGTCCCCTACACTATGCCACCATCCTCACCAACCCTCGGGTTGCCAGTTTGGGCCTCGCCATTTTGGTACGAAGCATTGGTCTCCACATCCCTGCCCCGATCATGCTGAAGAAGCTACCTTACTGCCAGAAGCGTCATCTTTCCCACTCTTACTGCCTGCACCCAGATGTTATGAAGCTAGCATGTACTGACACCCACATCAACAGTGCCTATGGCCTCTTTGTGGTTCTCTCCACCCTGGGTGTGGACTCTGT
This portion of the Apodemus sylvaticus chromosome 1, mApoSyl1.1, whole genome shotgun sequence genome encodes:
- the LOC127680916 gene encoding olfactory receptor 51G2-like, with the protein product MSYSNHSSTSFFLTGLPGLEAVYLWLSIPLCTMYIASLAGNGLILWVVKSEPSLHQPMYYFLSMLAVTDLGLSASTLPTMLTIYMLGISEVALDMCLAQLFFIHTFSIMESSVLLTMAFDRVVAISSPLHYATILTNPRVASLGLAILVRSIGLHIPAPIMLKKLPYCQKRHLSHSYCLHPDVMKLACTDTHINSAYGLFVVLSTLGVDSVLIVLSYGLILHTVLSIASKTERLKALNTCVSHICSVLLFYTPMIGLSMIHRFGRRASPCSRVLLSYLHFLTPPVLNPVVYTIKTKQIRQRILRIFRSGGGSVGHIQGH